GTCCACTTCCAGCTGGTCCTTGCAACTGAATATTTGTTCCTAGTTTTTCAAATAACGGTAAACATTTTTCATATATTTCTTTCTCGCCACCGACCATAATTGCGAGTCTTGCCTCTTTCGCACCGACGTCTCCTCCAGATACAGGCGCATCTAACGATATATATTCTTACTTTTACCCGCTTCATTAATACGTTTTGCCAATGTTGGTGTAGATGTCGTGAAATCAATTGTAATTGTACCTTCATTTGCATTCTCCAAAATCCCATCTATCCCAAAATACACTTCTTCTACATCATGTGGATATCCTACCATAGTCATTACAACATCCACTTGCTTTACTAAGTCTTTCGGTGTATCACACCAATTTGCACCATCTTGCACTAAAGAATCTGTTTTCGCTTTCGTTCTATTATATACATATACCTTATGACCTTCTTGCATTAAATGATGAACCATACTTTTTCCCATTACACCAATACCGATGAAACCTATTGATAAAGTTTTATGTTCCATTTTCTCATCCCCTTTGTTCTAATAACTCTCTTACTATATTTCAGAACTCTTTATTCAATATAACACGTTCTTTATCTCCAACCAAAACTTCTCATTACATTACTTTCATACTAAAGATCGATCTACTTTTTTTATGATACTAACCTTTTTATCTTCCTCTATATTCTCTAATATTATCAGTCCAATAACAGGCATTACTATTATTCTTTCCCTTAATTCCCAATAAAATAAAAAGAGATTGTCCTCCTAATTAACCCAGACATTAGGCTTTTACGGCTAAGTAATGCGGAATTAAATAATAGGTTACACCATAAACTCTACAAATAATATAACGATCTTCATTATATTTATTGTGTACTTTCATACATATATTTTTCTCATTCTATAATTAGACAAAAAAAATCGCAACAATTTGTTGCGAAAAATCACTTTTTTTCTTTTCTATATACACACACTTGATTTTTACCATTTTTTTTCGCTTCATATAATGCAATATCCGCCCGTTGCATTAATTCTTCTCTTGTAATCCCTTTTTCATATAATGCAACTCCAAAACTCGCTGTTAATTTCGAAATTCCCGAGAATTGCTTTGTTTCTATAAAAAATCGTAATGATTCCGCAACTTGAAATGCTTCTTTTTCCACTGTATTCGTTACTAAAATAATAAATTCTTCTCCTCCCCACCTTGCAAACACATGTTGCTGCTCCACTTTAGATTTCATAAGCTCTGCAAGCTCAATTAATGCTAAGTCACCAAAATCATGGCCATACGTGTCATTTACTGCTTTAAAATTATCTATATCAAATAAAATAAGTGCTATGTTTTCATTATTACGCATCGCATTATCCCATTCTGCCTCTAGTATTTGTTGGAATTTCAAACGATTATAAATCTCTGTTAACGAATCTATCATAGCAAGCCTTTCTTGTTCTTGATAGATTTCATCTAATTCTGTAATCTCTGTACACTTCACAATAAATCTTGATAAATCTTCTGGCAATGGTGTTGCACGCAATAAAAAAGTTGACACTTCCCCTTCATAGTTGGACATCTTAATTCTTCTATCATATGATAATGTATCATCTAACCATGTTATATCATGAGTTGTTGAATAGTATCCATTTTCTCTAATAAGATGTTCAGCAAATACTAAATGTTGTTCACGATAAGCAAACAAATTTTCATATCCGAAAAACTCTAAAAAATTTGTATTACAATCAACAATTTCATCGTCTTCTACTATAAATAATAGATCATTTCGAAAATCAAACATCGTTTGAAGTAGTTCTTGTTGCAAACTTACTTGTCGCACTAAAGAAAGCTGATATAAGCTTTTATTCACTTCCTCTAACACCATTTGCGGAGTCACAGGGGCTATCACAATATTACGTATTCCTAACGTAAGCACCTCTGCAAACTCGCTTGTTATTTGTTGATCCCAAATGACAATAAATGTACTCTGTGGATTATACATATTCTTTATATATTTTATTTGAGAAAAATCTGTTACATACATAATTACAATATGTGGTTTAGTCCTCTGAAACAATACTTCTCCTTCTTCAAAACTATTTGCTATAAACATACATTTTGGATGGATATTTTCTATCGTTTGTTGATGTGTGCATCCATTTTCTATATAAAGGACATTTAACTGAAGATCTTGTAATACATTTTGGAAAACCGTATTCTCTAATAAAAAATGTAGTATGTTCATCACTAGTCTTCACTCACTTCATATATCTTGTTCTACTGAATTCCTCACAAACCTTTTATAAAAAAAACTGTTCTCTCAAAACTTTAATGAGTGAGGGATACATGTTAACAAGCTAATTGAGAATGTTCTCTTCGTTTTTCATTCTATAAATTCCTTTTTTAGTGTATGATTATTGGAATTGTATCGTTTGTATGAATGCCCTAGCTTCTGCTTTAAAACTTGACAATTAAAATAAAGATATTATATTCTTAAATTCGACAACTTACAAAATGTAAGTAGAATGTATTACATGTATTTTTTCATAATTTGATATGTAATTTGGAGGATATATAATGACAAACGACAACTTTTTTAATGTTCTATATGAACGCACATCTACACGTGCATTCAACCCAGAAAAAGAAATTTCATCTGCAGAGTTACACGAGATTTTAAAGGGCGCTGCTCAAGCACCTTCTGCTTGGAACTTGCAGCACTGGAAATTCCTCGTATTCCAAGGTGAAGATGTACAGAAACGATTACACCCAATTGCTTATAACCAACAACAAATTCTTGATGCTTCTGCTGTAGTCGCTATTTTAGGTGATTTAGAAGCTTATAAAAACGTTGAACCAGTATATGGTCCAATTGTAGAACAAGGATTTATGAAAGAAGAAGCAAAAGAGCGCTTAGCTAAAAATATTGAATCTGCATATGCTCGTGAGCAATTTCCAAGGGATACAGCCTTTTCAAATGCATCTTTAGCAGCTATGCAACTTATGCTTGCAGCTAAAGCAACTGGCTGGGATACTTGTGCTATTGGTGGTTTCAATCCACAAGCACTTTCAGAGGAATTCAATGTTTCATCTCGTTACGTACCAATTATGCTTATTACAATTGGTGAATCAACTTTAAAAGGGCATCCTGCACCACGAATGAGCGTAGAACAAGTTAGTGAATGGGCGAAATAATAAAGTGTAACTTAAATCAGTTTGAGTTCTTACTGCACATTAATATCAGGTAGAAAAGAAGCGAAGGTAGAAATTACCTTCGTTTCTTTTTGTTCTGTCACACATCCGTAATATTACAATGTATAATTCGACATCTATACAAAAAAAGCGTAAATTCCATGCTATTTCTATACATACAAATGACGTTTCATGTCGAATTTTGTTAAACTATTGAAATATAACCGTGTATTTTTATTACAATTATGATACAATGATAACAAATAGATAACAAGAGAGGGATTTTCATTGAGTTCATACGGAAGCTTTATCGCACTTTTATGTTACATAGTAACTGTACTGCTTCTATATTTTATTGGCGATGCTGCAAACATTTCAGTTTTACAATTTCCAAAAGAAGAAGCGTTCCAATTAGAATCAGAAAAACATACTGTACGATCCATCGTACCGCTACTCTTAGCTCTTCCTGTATATATCATCGTTTTATATAAAAGCAAAAAAGTGTAAAGGCTACCCGTTTCATTTATTTCGGTGGTCTTTACACTTTTTTGTGATATCTATCCTATTTTAAACATCATCCTGTAATAAACACCCAGCTAGTCTTTTAAAATGAGAAATTCCCCTAGAAAAAATTCCACTCTCTGTCCAGTCACTCACTACCGAACTTACATAGATTATAAGTGTGAAGGGGGTGATGAGGATTATGTTTGGATCATTTGGATGCTGTGATAACTTTAGAGACTGTCATCATCATGAAAGAGAGCGCGACCATCGTGAGAAAGAGAGAGAGGTTAAACCACAACAACCAGCTGTATGTAACGTACTTGCTAGCATTTCAGTTGGAACAGAGCTTTCTCTATTAAGCGTTAAAGGTGTTGGATCTTTCAACAATGTAATTTTTGAAGGTTTCTGTAACGGTGTTGCTCTTTTCTCTGCTTTAGCTCGTAATAACAATGACAAAGATAACAAAGATAACAACAAAGATGATAAGCACAATCAAAACCGAAATACTTTTACTGGTATTTTACGTGTATGCCCAACTGATATTGTTGCGATCGCTATCTAATTCTGTTCCTTATCTTCAAGAGTAAGAAAATAAGTTTTACTTTTCTCATAGAAAAAACCTGAGACCGATTTCAAATCGACTCAGGTTTTTTTATTAATTATATGCTTTTAACTAGTTCAACAACTTCTTCAGCAGTTGACATCATTAATGCTTTTTCTGCTAATGTTTCCATTTCTGCTTTTGACAACTTGCTTAGTTGTGTTCTTGCAGGAAGAATAGATGTTGCACTCATACTGAACTCATCTAAACCTAATCCTAATAATAATGGGATAGCAAGTGAATCGCCCGCCATCTCACCACACATACCAGCCCATTTGCCTTCTTTATGAGCAGCATCGATAAC
This genomic window from Bacillus anthracis str. Vollum contains:
- a CDS encoding nitroreductase family protein, with the translated sequence MTNDNFFNVLYERTSTRAFNPEKEISSAELHEILKGAAQAPSAWNLQHWKFLVFQGEDVQKRLHPIAYNQQQILDASAVVAILGDLEAYKNVEPVYGPIVEQGFMKEEAKERLAKNIESAYAREQFPRDTAFSNASLAAMQLMLAAKATGWDTCAIGGFNPQALSEEFNVSSRYVPIMLITIGESTLKGHPAPRMSVEQVSEWAK
- a CDS encoding GGDEF domain-containing protein, with translation MNILHFLLENTVFQNVLQDLQLNVLYIENGCTHQQTIENIHPKCMFIANSFEEGEVLFQRTKPHIVIMYVTDFSQIKYIKNMYNPQSTFIVIWDQQITSEFAEVLTLGIRNIVIAPVTPQMVLEEVNKSLYQLSLVRQVSLQQELLQTMFDFRNDLLFIVEDDEIVDCNTNFLEFFGYENLFAYREQHLVFAEHLIRENGYYSTTHDITWLDDTLSYDRRIKMSNYEGEVSTFLLRATPLPEDLSRFIVKCTEITELDEIYQEQERLAMIDSLTEIYNRLKFQQILEAEWDNAMRNNENIALILFDIDNFKAVNDTYGHDFGDLALIELAELMKSKVEQQHVFARWGGEEFIILVTNTVEKEAFQVAESLRFFIETKQFSGISKLTASFGVALYEKGITREELMQRADIALYEAKKNGKNQVCVYRKEKK
- a CDS encoding DUF3915 domain-containing protein yields the protein MFGSFGCCDNFRDCHHHERERDHREKEREVKPQQPAVCNVLASISVGTELSLLSVKGVGSFNNVIFEGFCNGVALFSALARNNNDKDNKDNNKDDKHNQNRNTFTGILRVCPTDIVAIAI